The following DNA comes from Halalkaliarchaeum sp. AArc-CO.
CGATCGGGATGATGGACGACCTCACACTCGATGGATGCGCCCCACTGTACGGTCGTATTTTACTCCAAGATGTCTATACTCGGGACAACCCCCGGTGTGAGTGGGTACAGGCATAATATTAGCACAAGCTATGCTATGGGGCATTAAACCCATATTTGGGATAAAACCTTTATCTATGCCATGCGAACGGATACTTATGTCAGTAGAAACAGATTCGCACGGGCGGCTGTACCTGTCCTCAGAACTGAGGCAAAAGTATGGTGAGAGATTTCACGTCGTTGAATACGAGGATCGCCTCGAACTCATCCCTATCGACGAAAACCCGCTTCAGGCAATTCGTGAAGCTGCCGGTGACGCATTCGAGGGTGAGTCGGTAGAAGAACTCCGTGAAAGCGCGAGAGAGCAGGCGAAAAAAGATGCTGAAGCGGGATTTGATCGAGGAAAACGCGCAGTAGAGGATAGCGACGAATGACTGCGTACGTTGAGACAGACTATCTCCTCGCCCTCGTCAAAGACTCTGACTGGCTAAAAAACCGAGCAGAGAAAGTGTTGAAAGAGCAGGACGTCGTCACCTCTACGTATTCATATTTGGAAGTGCTGCTCATCAGCGAGCGCCACGAATTCGACTACACCAAGCTGTTCTCGAATATGCTTGACGTCGTACCCGTTGAGACCGATGAAGAACGCCAGATTGTGCTAAAGGCTGTGAAATATTTTGAGGAGGGAATGACCGCGTTTGACTCCTTCCACGCTGCTACTGCCGAAACTCGCGGCCATCCCATCTTGAGCTCTGACAAAGCATACGAGGACGTCGATCCCGAGCGTATTCCATTGGAACCGCCCAAAGACGAATAAATCTGTTCGAGAAACCGAGGTTTTTGGAACAGCAAATGTAGAATAGTCATTTCATCTGAATCGAATTGCCCTGATGTTTTGGTGAGAAACGTACAATCTAGTAGAAGTAAACCTCCAGAAGGCGGAAGGAAAGGAGTGCTCCGACGGGGATTCGAACTCGCCGAGACGTGCTCGCTCACTTCGTTCGCTGCGAGCGACTCGTCTGCTCAAATCCCCTCTGTGCGCGCTTCGCTCACTCGTAAAACTGGTTCGCTGCAGTGCTCCGACGGGGATTTGAACCCCGGTCATTGCCTCGAGAGGGCAATATGATTGGCCGGACTACACTATCGGAGCGTCCACGTTCTCTCGAACGCAATAGCGAGTAGCGATGTGACCCCTAAAACGCTTCCGTTTCGCCGCCGCCGTGCGATCCGTCACCACCGTTCCACCGCGGTCGACCCCGCTCGACTCTCACCTGATCTTCGATCCGTCCTTATAAACTGCCGTCGGTGACTGCCACGCCGTGGCATCCGTGTTCGGATCCGCATCCAACACCACCAGATCCGCACGATACTCCGACTCCACGCGCCCAACGTCGTCGAGCCCCAGTAGCTCCGCCGCGTTGACGGTCGCCGCCTCCAGCGCGGTCTCGGGGGCCATCCCGTACTCGACCATGTACGATAGCTCCCCCGGGATGTTCCCGAAGTAGTTGAACGGGGTCCCGGCGTCGGTGCCCATCGCCACCCGGACG
Coding sequences within:
- a CDS encoding AbrB/MazE/SpoVT family DNA-binding domain-containing protein, whose product is MSVETDSHGRLYLSSELRQKYGERFHVVEYEDRLELIPIDENPLQAIREAAGDAFEGESVEELRESAREQAKKDAEAGFDRGKRAVEDSDE
- a CDS encoding PIN domain-containing protein gives rise to the protein MTAYVETDYLLALVKDSDWLKNRAEKVLKEQDVVTSTYSYLEVLLISERHEFDYTKLFSNMLDVVPVETDEERQIVLKAVKYFEEGMTAFDSFHAATAETRGHPILSSDKAYEDVDPERIPLEPPKDE